A region from the Triticum aestivum cultivar Chinese Spring chromosome 3D, IWGSC CS RefSeq v2.1, whole genome shotgun sequence genome encodes:
- the LOC123076653 gene encoding uncharacterized protein, with protein sequence MGDPDERQAVAAGELISARDPPPTEGNAVVGVANLPPPGFLEALPHAGLNTTAVGLVDPARQEPRGRALGRGDKRRSVQGLVNEIDHNLPAGEAPDEGEGSAVEAPQGTPTQRKRTHRSAIRRRKQSGSSTMANLDDDGQNKDESTGLGLSAKRERKRSKYLLLPYTNDLDGLDLDEKEEDVGAREVLLLVRGFAKDILHRRYFPTAAKGYLGRLRSSTFLPENTFANSVVVPECSAEDAFAKATANATIVVSDSSCDSEMKQGEGVFKGSGRKNDQYGGGGSSIKGKEVEKTPPAKTHLDHGLLITPAIPLRQVRPEGVSSQSTHGNEDTVQEQEPNASLQVMVLKVRNVHTPPPAPTTQLSIPEMRRGVKHMISRLQNGVKPVQENLLGDLQRLLANLDRAQPGPSSSATATS encoded by the exons ATGGGAGATCCAGACGAACGTCAAGCCGTAGCCGCCGGGGAGCTCATCTCCGCCCGCGACCCTCCTCCCACCGAGGGTAacgccgtcgtcggcgtcgcaaACCTGCCGCCTCCTGGATTCCTCGAGGCCCTCCCACACGCCGGCCTGAACACCACGGCCGTCGGCCTGGTCGATCCCGCCAGGCAGGAGCCCAGGGGCCGCGCGCTCGGCCGGGGCGACAAGCGCCGCTCCGTCCAGGGTCTCGTCAACGAGATCGACCACAATTTGCCGGCAGGAGAAGCCCCGGACGAGGGCGAGGGCAGCGCGGTGGAAGCCCCGCAGGGGACGCCCACGCAGAGGAAGCGCACGCATCGATCTGCCATCAG GAGGAGGAAGCAGAGTGGGTCCTCGACCATGGCCAACCTGGACGACGATGGCCAGAACAAGGATGAGAGCACTGGGTTGGGGCTCTCGGCAaagcgggagaggaagaggagcaagTACCTCTTGCTGCCATACACCAACGATCTTGATGGGCTGGATCTCGACGAGAAGGAGGAGGATGTCGGTGCCCGGGAGGTCTTGCTGTTGGTGCGCGGCTTCGCCAAGGACATCCTTCATCGGAGGTATTTTCCTACGGCTGCAAAGGGGTATCTCGGAAGGCTTAGGAGCTCAACATTCTTGCCGGAGAATACTTTTGCAAATAGTGTTGTTGTTCCTGAATGTTCAGCAGAGGATGCTTTTGCAAAAGCTACTGCAAATGCTACCATTGTGGTATCTGATTCATCATGTGATTCTGAGATGAAACAAGGAGAGGGTGTATTCAAGGGGAGCGGAAGGAAGAATGATCAATATGGAGGTGGAGGTTCTTCTATCAAGGGGAAGGAGGTGGAGAAAACCCCTCCAGCAAAAACCCATCTTGACCATGGCTTACTTATTACTCCCGCTATTCCTCTCAGGCAAGTGAGGCCAGAAG GCGTATCTTCTCAGTCCACACATGGAAATGAAGACACTGTCCAAGAACAAGAACCTAATGCTTCTCTGCAGGTGATGGTTCTGAAGGTACGGAACGTTCATACACCCCCACCTGCCCCGACAACTCAGCTGAGCATCCCTGAAATGAGGAGGGGTGTCAAGCACATGATCTCGCGCCTGCAAAATGGAGTCAAGCCCGTCCAGGAGAACCTTCTAGGCGATTTGCAAAGGCTTCTGGCAAACCTTGACAGGGCACAACCCGGGCCTTCTAGCTCCGCGACTGCTACTTCATAG